One segment of Mycolicibacterium baixiangningiae DNA contains the following:
- a CDS encoding aldehyde dehydrogenase family protein yields MTSPITSADNLIDGKLISSEVLTSSVSPANGTVLGTFSEATPTSSQEAIAAARRAFDELDWSRDRRQRHRALTALADEIDRHSETLVAMLARENGKTAGEAGFELSLTAPKLRYYAALALTESGRAAEVSPGIHMSSVPEAVGVVGIITPWNSPVVLSVRSLAPALAAGCTAVVKMPGQTGLVNGLLHEIIQSVAAIPAGVVNSLTESGDHLARLLVESPDVDAISYTGSTRVGRQILATGAKTLKRVSLELGGKTPMIVLDDADLDAAVPVLVKAITTFSGQFCMTGSRILAQRSVAAELRTRLIEALTAVRIGPGEDPASDMGPMIDAANAERVHREVEAASAYATVLVRGGVRPGTAYYEPSLLEVDDPGKPIVQEETFGPVATFEVFDTDDDAVRWANSTDYGLAASIWSRDIDRPRRIGRALRAGTVWTNTWALVADQFEEGGFKQSGVGRLNGLRGLEEFQEYKTYVQVTG; encoded by the coding sequence ATGACATCACCGATCACTTCCGCGGACAATCTCATTGACGGCAAGCTGATCTCTTCCGAAGTCCTCACGTCCTCAGTGAGCCCCGCAAACGGCACCGTTCTGGGTACGTTCTCCGAAGCCACACCAACAAGCTCCCAGGAGGCAATTGCTGCCGCCCGCCGCGCGTTCGACGAGTTGGACTGGTCTCGCGATCGGCGACAACGGCACCGCGCGCTGACAGCGCTGGCTGACGAAATCGACAGGCACAGCGAAACTCTCGTGGCTATGCTGGCCCGCGAAAACGGCAAAACGGCCGGAGAGGCCGGTTTTGAGCTGAGCCTCACCGCACCGAAGCTGCGTTACTACGCCGCACTGGCGCTGACCGAGAGCGGGCGCGCCGCCGAAGTGTCCCCCGGCATACACATGAGTTCAGTGCCGGAAGCCGTTGGAGTGGTCGGGATCATCACGCCCTGGAACTCCCCCGTTGTGCTGTCCGTACGCTCGCTGGCACCCGCCCTGGCTGCCGGGTGCACCGCCGTGGTGAAGATGCCCGGTCAAACCGGGCTAGTGAATGGGCTGCTCCACGAGATCATTCAGTCGGTCGCGGCGATTCCCGCCGGGGTGGTCAACTCGCTCACCGAGTCCGGCGACCACCTGGCGCGGCTCCTCGTCGAATCACCCGACGTCGACGCTATCAGCTACACGGGTAGCACCCGGGTGGGGCGCCAGATTCTGGCCACCGGCGCCAAGACTCTGAAGCGGGTCTCCCTGGAACTCGGCGGCAAGACTCCTATGATCGTTCTCGACGACGCCGACCTCGACGCTGCCGTCCCCGTATTAGTCAAGGCCATCACCACTTTCAGCGGCCAGTTCTGCATGACCGGCAGCCGCATCCTCGCCCAGCGGTCTGTCGCCGCCGAGCTGCGGACCCGTCTCATTGAGGCTCTGACTGCGGTGCGAATCGGACCCGGTGAGGACCCAGCCAGCGACATGGGACCGATGATCGATGCCGCGAACGCTGAGCGCGTCCATCGGGAGGTGGAAGCGGCGTCGGCCTATGCGACAGTCCTCGTGCGCGGTGGTGTCCGGCCGGGAACTGCCTACTACGAACCGTCTCTGCTCGAGGTCGACGATCCCGGGAAGCCAATCGTCCAGGAAGAAACCTTCGGCCCCGTCGCCACCTTCGAGGTGTTCGACACCGACGACGACGCGGTCCGCTGGGCCAACAGCACCGATTACGGTCTGGCGGCGTCCATTTGGTCCAGGGACATCGATCGGCCGCGACGGATCGGCCGCGCTCTGCGCGCCGGCACCGTATGGACGAACACCTGGGCCCTGGTTGCCGATCAATTTGAAGAGGGCGGCTTCAAGCAGAGCGGGGTCGGTCGCTTGAATGGTCTGCGGGGGCTCGAAGAATTCCAGGAATACAAGACCTATGTCCAGGTCACGGGCTAG
- a CDS encoding IclR family transcriptional regulator: MATMANATDGPVKSVKYPVESVANAARILLMLSSDTQLKLSDVADHLGTSPSTAHRLLTTLEASGFLHQHETTRCYEPGDALRTLAAAIAPERSRWDFALPYLQELSERVDETVNLQVLHGSDIAFVESAESTAALRVGSRRGAIMPAHATSGGKILLAQLDSEQLEALLAQNELTRLTDDTISDTTTFLNELKRVRKRGYATNLGESEPGIGGVAVAVPTDGRPARYALAVSVPTSRLSRSRIPALVSELMKTAALLSESDPDGR, translated from the coding sequence ATGGCGACGATGGCGAACGCGACAGACGGGCCGGTCAAATCGGTCAAGTATCCGGTCGAGTCCGTGGCCAACGCCGCACGGATCCTGTTGATGCTGTCCTCCGACACCCAGTTGAAGCTCTCAGATGTCGCCGATCATCTCGGCACTTCGCCCTCGACCGCGCATCGCCTGCTGACCACGCTCGAGGCGTCTGGTTTTCTGCACCAGCATGAGACAACTCGGTGTTATGAGCCCGGCGACGCGCTGCGGACGTTGGCTGCAGCAATCGCCCCAGAGCGATCGCGGTGGGACTTTGCGCTGCCGTACCTGCAGGAACTCAGCGAACGAGTGGACGAAACGGTCAATTTGCAGGTGCTTCACGGTAGCGACATCGCCTTCGTGGAGTCCGCAGAATCCACCGCGGCGTTGCGGGTGGGCTCCCGGCGCGGAGCCATCATGCCCGCGCATGCGACCTCGGGCGGCAAAATTTTACTCGCTCAGCTTGATAGCGAGCAGCTCGAGGCGCTATTGGCCCAGAACGAACTGACACGGCTCACTGACGACACCATCAGCGACACCACCACGTTTCTCAACGAGCTCAAACGTGTCCGCAAGCGTGGCTATGCCACCAATCTCGGAGAGAGCGAGCCGGGAATCGGCGGCGTAGCGGTGGCCGTCCCCACTGACGGCCGGCCAGCGCGCTATGCATTGGCAGTGTCGGTTCCCACCTCGCGGCTCTCGCGGTCACGAATTCCGGCACTGGTCTCCGAATTGATGAAAACCGCTGCCCTGTTGAGCGAGAGCGATCCCGACGGGCGCTGA
- a CDS encoding nuclear transport factor 2 family protein, whose protein sequence is MGTQATDRDARRAVAIDYFRRLDAGREMIDLFGEHAEIHFPKWGIARGHKEIQQMWSEVGVLYRSISHFTEFLNYAFDDSLVFVEGLSDGVAGDGTPWIGGQTWAGRWCDVMEIRDGKIERLYIYLDPDYAGADTQRYPWITDGLPPAARALPAPAQRKHQPMTDHDRAAVVRDYFQRLDSGAPVEELFAEHATSYYPKWGVAHGAAAVGQQHRDVATAYTQISHVSEYLNIVVDGEVVAAEGLTVGTTTDGTTWRAGQSLSGRFCAIFEVREFAIERCFTYLDPDLTDADSARYPWLVSN, encoded by the coding sequence ATGGGCACTCAGGCGACAGACCGCGACGCTCGTCGGGCAGTGGCAATCGACTACTTCCGCCGGCTCGACGCCGGTCGAGAGATGATTGACCTGTTCGGCGAACACGCCGAGATCCACTTCCCAAAGTGGGGAATCGCAAGGGGCCACAAAGAAATTCAACAGATGTGGTCCGAAGTCGGGGTGCTCTATCGGTCGATCAGCCACTTCACCGAGTTCCTGAACTACGCGTTCGACGACAGTCTCGTGTTCGTCGAAGGCCTCAGCGACGGTGTAGCCGGTGACGGAACACCTTGGATCGGGGGCCAGACCTGGGCGGGACGCTGGTGCGACGTCATGGAGATTCGCGACGGCAAGATCGAACGACTGTACATTTACCTCGACCCCGACTACGCCGGCGCAGACACCCAGCGATACCCGTGGATCACCGATGGCCTGCCGCCTGCCGCGCGGGCGCTGCCCGCCCCGGCACAGAGGAAACACCAGCCCATGACCGATCACGACCGAGCCGCGGTGGTGCGCGACTACTTCCAGCGACTGGACTCCGGGGCACCCGTCGAGGAACTCTTCGCCGAACACGCCACCTCCTATTACCCGAAATGGGGGGTAGCGCACGGAGCGGCCGCGGTGGGACAGCAGCACCGTGATGTGGCAACCGCGTACACGCAGATATCGCACGTCAGCGAATACCTGAACATCGTCGTCGACGGCGAAGTCGTCGCGGCAGAGGGGTTGACCGTCGGAACCACCACAGACGGCACGACTTGGAGAGCCGGACAATCTCTTTCGGGACGCTTTTGCGCAATTTTCGAGGTGCGTGAATTTGCCATCGAGCGGTGTTTCACGTACCTCGACCCGGACCTCACCGATGCGGACTCCGCCCGCTACCCGTGGCTTGTGTCGAACTGA
- a CDS encoding substrate-binding domain-containing protein, producing MVSAIAVAGCTITPAVSENTGAVEPPRVGEIEDFTDIRELCGDKDVTVAYLVISANNAARMIQRAEFDDEARRCPNITKTLYVDSQNDPQRMRANIDSLVAQGVDIIIAQDLGPADLPAVRRATAAGVQVVPFISDPGGVPGRDYTAFVAENVDEFGKTLTDWVAGALGDKGSVIVLGGPAGNAYSHQTYLAVQQALAKYPDMTLLGDDYLVTDWEVGKTQQAVAGALTKYPNIDGVISTYGGGSVGGIRAFLGAGRPLPVWATSDANEFSCLWEQIAPSQPQFQIATQSLRPWMTRVALRHGLAAAQGIPDTEPTIVNLPFFEDSIAGGELAPQCNPDLPPDASLSTFLTEAQLSELFTRGAS from the coding sequence ATGGTCTCGGCCATCGCGGTCGCAGGTTGCACCATCACTCCCGCGGTGTCGGAGAACACCGGGGCCGTAGAGCCGCCCCGAGTGGGGGAGATCGAGGACTTCACCGATATTCGGGAGTTGTGCGGCGACAAGGATGTAACTGTCGCCTACCTGGTTATTTCAGCGAACAACGCGGCTCGGATGATTCAGCGCGCCGAGTTCGATGACGAAGCACGCAGATGTCCCAATATCACGAAGACGCTTTACGTCGACTCCCAGAACGACCCGCAGCGCATGCGGGCCAACATCGACAGCCTCGTGGCACAGGGCGTTGACATCATCATCGCCCAGGACCTCGGGCCTGCCGACCTCCCGGCGGTGCGGCGCGCTACGGCAGCCGGTGTGCAGGTGGTGCCCTTCATTTCCGATCCCGGTGGTGTTCCTGGCCGGGACTACACGGCCTTCGTCGCGGAGAACGTCGACGAGTTCGGCAAGACTCTCACCGACTGGGTGGCGGGCGCCCTTGGCGACAAGGGCTCGGTAATCGTCCTCGGCGGTCCAGCCGGAAACGCGTACAGCCATCAGACCTATTTGGCCGTGCAGCAGGCACTGGCCAAGTATCCCGACATGACGCTCCTCGGGGACGACTACCTGGTGACCGACTGGGAAGTCGGCAAGACGCAACAGGCTGTCGCCGGCGCTTTGACCAAGTACCCGAATATCGACGGAGTCATCTCGACCTACGGTGGCGGATCGGTCGGCGGCATCCGCGCGTTCCTGGGAGCCGGACGGCCACTACCGGTATGGGCCACCAGCGACGCAAACGAATTCTCTTGTCTCTGGGAACAAATCGCGCCGTCGCAACCGCAGTTCCAGATCGCCACCCAGTCGCTGCGCCCCTGGATGACGCGAGTGGCGCTCAGGCACGGTCTTGCAGCCGCGCAGGGTATTCCCGATACGGAGCCGACCATCGTCAACCTCCCGTTCTTCGAGGATTCGATCGCCGGCGGCGAGCTTGCCCCGCAGTGCAATCCAGATCTCCCTCCTGACGCCAGTCTGTCGACCTTCCTCACCGAAGCCCAACTCAGCGAACTATTCACCCGAGGCGCCTCATGA